The Cronobacter sakazakii genome has a window encoding:
- a CDS encoding sn-glycerol-3-phosphate import ATP-binding protein UgpC — translation MAGLKLQAVTKSWDNGKTQVIQPLTVDVADGEFIVMVGPSGCGKSTLLRMVAGLERVSSGDIWIDRQRVTEMEPKERGIAMVFQNYALYPHMNVEENMAWGLKIRGMGKAHIAERVKEAARILELDGLLKRRPRELSGGQRQRVAMGRAIVRDPAVFLFDEPLSNLDAKLRVQMRLELQQLHRRLRTTSLYVTHDQVEAMTLAQRVMVMNKGVAEQIGTPVEVYEKPASRFVASFIGSPAMNLLEGRVNAEGTHFDVDGGLSLPLGRLHKTLAGRKVTLGIRPEHIALSSQAAGGVPLPLDTLEMLGADNLAHGRWGSQKVVARLAHQERPQPGSQLWLHLPENHLHFFDGETGQRL, via the coding sequence ATGGCAGGACTCAAATTACAGGCAGTCACCAAAAGCTGGGACAACGGCAAAACGCAGGTTATTCAGCCGCTGACGGTGGATGTCGCGGATGGCGAATTTATCGTGATGGTCGGCCCGTCCGGCTGCGGCAAATCGACGCTGCTGCGTATGGTGGCCGGGCTTGAGCGCGTGAGTAGCGGCGATATCTGGATAGATCGCCAGCGCGTCACCGAGATGGAGCCGAAAGAGCGCGGCATTGCGATGGTGTTCCAGAACTACGCGCTCTACCCGCATATGAATGTCGAAGAGAACATGGCCTGGGGCCTGAAAATTCGCGGCATGGGCAAAGCGCACATCGCCGAGCGCGTTAAAGAAGCGGCGCGCATTCTGGAGCTCGACGGACTGTTAAAGCGCCGCCCGCGTGAACTCTCCGGCGGCCAGCGCCAGCGCGTGGCGATGGGACGCGCGATTGTGCGCGATCCGGCGGTGTTCCTCTTCGATGAGCCGCTCTCAAACCTCGACGCCAAACTGCGCGTGCAGATGCGCCTTGAGCTGCAACAGCTTCACCGCCGCCTGCGCACCACCTCGCTGTATGTGACGCACGATCAGGTCGAAGCGATGACGCTCGCCCAGCGCGTGATGGTGATGAACAAAGGCGTGGCGGAGCAGATAGGCACGCCGGTGGAGGTCTACGAAAAACCCGCCAGCCGCTTTGTGGCGAGCTTTATTGGCAGCCCGGCGATGAACCTGCTGGAAGGGCGAGTGAATGCCGAAGGCACCCATTTCGACGTTGACGGCGGGCTTTCCCTGCCGCTCGGGCGGCTGCATAAAACGCTCGCCGGGCGCAAGGTGACGCTGGGTATCCGCCCGGAACATATTGCGCTAAGCTCACAGGCCGCAGGCGGCGTGCCGCTGCCGCTCGATACGCTGGAGATGCTGGGCGCGGATAACCTCGCGCATGGCCGCTGGGGCAGCCAGAAAGTGGTGGCGCGCCTGGCGCATCAGGAGCGTCCGCAGCCGGGCAGCCAGCTGTGGCTGCACCTGCCGGAAAATCATCTGCACTTTTTTGATGGTGAAACAGGACAACGTTTATGA
- the ugpE gene encoding sn-glycerol-3-phosphate ABC transporter permease UgpE, protein MIENRPGLTIFSHTLLILGIAAILFPLYVAFVAATLDNQAVFATPMTLIPGTHLWENLKDIWINGVGANSAPFWLMLLNSFIMAFSITVGKIAVSMLSAFAIVWFRFPLRNLFFWMIFITLMLPVEVRIFPTVEVIANLKMMDSYTGLTLPLMASATATFLFRQFFMTLPDELMEAARIDGASPMRFFRDIVLPLSKTNLAALFVITFIYGWNQYLWPLLIISDPSLGTAVAGIKGMISVGEGSTQWNQVMAAMLLTLIPPVVIVLVMQRAFVRGLVDSEK, encoded by the coding sequence ATGATTGAAAACCGCCCTGGGCTGACGATTTTCAGCCATACCCTTTTGATCCTCGGCATCGCCGCCATTCTCTTTCCGCTCTATGTGGCGTTTGTCGCGGCGACGCTCGATAACCAGGCCGTGTTCGCCACGCCGATGACGCTTATCCCCGGCACGCACCTGTGGGAAAACCTGAAAGATATTTGGATTAACGGCGTCGGGGCCAACAGCGCGCCGTTCTGGCTGATGCTGCTGAACAGTTTCATCATGGCGTTCAGCATTACCGTCGGGAAAATCGCGGTATCGATGCTCTCGGCGTTCGCCATCGTCTGGTTTCGCTTTCCGCTGCGTAACCTCTTCTTCTGGATGATTTTTATTACGCTGATGCTGCCGGTGGAAGTGCGCATTTTCCCGACGGTGGAAGTGATAGCCAACCTGAAGATGATGGACAGTTACACCGGCCTGACGCTGCCGCTCATGGCGTCCGCAACCGCCACCTTTCTGTTCCGCCAGTTCTTTATGACGCTGCCTGACGAGCTGATGGAAGCGGCGCGTATCGACGGCGCCTCGCCGATGCGGTTTTTCCGCGACATCGTGCTGCCGCTCTCGAAAACGAATCTCGCGGCGCTGTTCGTCATTACGTTTATCTACGGCTGGAATCAGTATCTCTGGCCGCTGCTGATTATCAGCGATCCGTCGCTCGGCACGGCGGTGGCGGGCATTAAAGGCATGATTTCGGTGGGCGAGGGCAGCACGCAGTGGAATCAGGTGATGGCGGCGATGCTGCTGACGCTTATCCCGCCGGTGGTGATTGTTTTAGTGATGCAGCGCGCGTTTGTTCGCGGGCTGGTGGATAGCGAGAAATAA